A genomic window from Thiomonas arsenitoxydans includes:
- a CDS encoding SCO family protein produces MVAFKWMLMSALVLAFSGCAQQPHEQKWAMDYIGPKIMQPLQFTDMASSSGKLESSKDFLGKVVVLYFGYTHCPDVCPTTMAHLARAEQLLGPQGKDVQVIFVTVDPKRDTPKVLDAYVHAFMSSAIGLSGTVAQTKTLAGRYHVSYSYGKPDAHGNYVVNHSAAIYVFGPHGNGRLIGTELTSPEGIAHDVHQLLADAHKSWWQKLV; encoded by the coding sequence ATGGTTGCTTTCAAATGGATGTTGATGAGCGCGCTGGTTCTGGCGTTCTCAGGTTGCGCCCAGCAGCCGCATGAACAGAAATGGGCGATGGACTACATCGGTCCGAAAATCATGCAGCCGCTGCAATTCACCGATATGGCTTCGAGCAGCGGCAAGCTGGAGTCGTCCAAGGACTTTCTCGGCAAGGTGGTGGTGCTGTATTTCGGCTACACCCACTGCCCGGACGTCTGCCCGACCACCATGGCGCACCTCGCCCGCGCCGAGCAACTTCTAGGGCCGCAGGGTAAGGACGTGCAGGTGATCTTCGTCACGGTCGATCCCAAGCGCGATACGCCGAAGGTGCTCGATGCCTATGTGCACGCTTTCATGTCCAGCGCCATCGGTCTGAGCGGCACCGTGGCGCAGACCAAAACGCTGGCGGGTCGCTATCACGTCAGCTATTCCTACGGCAAGCCCGATGCGCATGGCAACTATGTGGTTAACCACAGTGCGGCGATCTATGTGTTCGGCCCCCACGGCAATGGCCGCTTGATCGGCACCGAACTCACGTCGCCCGAAGGCATTGCCCACGATGTGCACCAGCTTCTTGCCGATGCGCACAAAAGCTGGTGGCAAAAGCTGGTTTGA